The sequence below is a genomic window from Rudanella lutea DSM 19387.
AGCTTGAACTCGCGGCTTTTCAGAAACTCCACAAACTCGTCGATGGTGTTATAACCCGGTTCGAGGTTGTGTACGCTGATGGTGAAGTGGTTGAGGTAATACCGGTTGTAAATCACCCAGGCGGCATACTCGCTTTCGGCGAGTAGCGTCTGGTAATCGTCTACAGTGGGCATTTCCCAGAGTGGCTGGTGCAGAAACGCATCCACAGCCACGGCATCGTCCAGGTCAAGTGCATCAACGGGGTCGCTCGTCACCTGATCGGTGTACTTGTGAATGATCTGCTGCGCTTTTTCCGACAGTTCGTGCACGCGCAGCTCACTGACAAAAATACGGGGCAGATTTTCGGTGCCTGCCGGTGGGGCATACCAGTAGGCCGACAGTTTTTTCTCGGTGAAATTGTACGCGTCGCGTTTCTGGTAGCCGTAATGGGTAAATATCTTCTCGAACGAAGCGATACCGAGGTTGGGTACGCCCATGGTTCGGAAGGCGATATGGTCATTTTCGATCTCGTCGGCCGAATCGATAATTTCCTCATCGATCATGGCGTCGATAATTCCGCTTACATCGGGAACCCGCTCCCGATACCGGCGCATCAGGCCATCGAGAACTGCGTGGAGGGTGTCAATCTTATTTGATGAAGTTGTCATACGCATTGTATGGTTTAGCAAAAAACAAAGGTCGAATTTTTGGGCAAATGGTCAATGCCAAACGCTACGGGCCCACAGCACATCGCGTCCGTCGGACTCCTGCACGAGCCGGTGTAACCCTATCCCATCGGTGAGCCAGGTATGCACCGCCAGCTCATCGTGCAAATGGCTCTCGGCCTTGAAAAACAGATCCAGTTCGTACAGGTGCTTTTGGCGCAGAGATTCCTCCGGCATCGACTCCAGTAACGCCTGCACGTAACTCACATTGTTGGTGTGCTGATTTACGTCCAGGTCGTACCAGCCAATAAGCCGGTTATGCACCTGAGCAGGCGTTTCGGGCGGAGAAAAATCGGGTTTTAAAGGCAATGCCGGGAGCGGGTCGGCCACGGCGGGCGGATGCAACCGACGGATAAACTCAGGCAGGGGCACCATAACCCGCCGTTCAACCGCAAACGTAACCCATGTACTGGCCGCTTCGGCCAGCAACTCCCCCGACGCACTCACCACCTTGAAATCGCGGTAGATAAAGTATTTCTCAACCCGGGTCGGGTACGTCGATACGATGCAGGTTTCGCCATACGCCGGGTATCGGTGTACTGTCAGCCGGAACCGCATGAGCATCCAGCCGAGGCCATGCCCAGCCAGGTCGGCCATGCCAATACCATAATCGAGCGCATTCCGATTGGCCGACTCCTGCATCCAGTTCATGAGGGTGGGCAGGGTCAATCGGCCAGTAGCGTCGGCTTCGTAGCCGCGTACGGTGTAGGTATCTGTCTGGATAAAAGCCATGCCGCAAAGGTACCGAGTATGTCGGCTACCTCCACCGGTTTTTCGAGGGGCAACACGTGAGCCGCCCCGCTGAGTAGGGTGAGCCGGGCCTGTGGCAACACCCGCAACAGGGTTTCCTGCATGAGCTGGCGGGTAATGTGTTCGTCGTCGGCCCCGAGTACAATCTGCACGGGTAGCGTTATGCGGCCAGCCCGGTCTTCCAGATTTTCCCGGCTTCCGTGCGTCAGCCAGGCTTGCCAGGCCGCGTCGGAGCTGCGCAGGTCGTCGGCTACAATCTGCTCCTGAGCCGCTTCGCTTAACGGGGCCGACGTGATATTCTGCCGGGTTTGTTCGGCGGCCGACCGCTGCCCGTGGGTGGTGAGCAGCCGCTGCCGTTCATCAGGCTCAATAGGTTCGGGCGATAAGGGCGAGGGAGCCAACAACACCAGCCCCAGCAAACCGGCGGGTTGGCGGGCGGCCAGGTTCAACGCCACCTTACCGCTCATCGAGTGTCCCACCACTACAAAAGGCCCCGTTACCGTCTGTTCGATCAAACTAAGCACATCGTCGGTCATGGCGTCTACCGAATAGTCGCCATCGGGGGCCGTAGCCGAATCGCCAAAACCCCGCAGGTCGGGCGCAATACAGCGATACCTACCGGCCAGCGCCGATATGACCCCGGCGTATTCGCGGCCTGAACTGCCAAAGAAATGTAATAAAACAAACGTAGGCTCGCCGTGGCCTTCAGAGTTGGTGTGGAGTTTCATACGTTAAACCTGGGTTTTGAGCCGGGCGGGCCGGTCGGTCATTTCAAGCATTTCGCCGTAGGGTACAATCGTAATCTGCCCGAACTCGTGCAGCAGGTCTTTGTACGCCTGTGCTACGGGACGGGGCTTCCGGTCGAGGGTGTAGAGCCCACAGGCCTGTACGCGCCCGTTCTGCTCGCCGAGTTGTGTGTCCCAGTCAATTTGGTCGATGAGGCTGTACCACGTAAAACCCAGCACGGGTACACCGTCTTTGCGGATTCGGAGCACATTGATCCACTGTTTCCAGAGCCACATAGGCGCGTCGGCCTCCTCAAACACGTTGGTTTCGGTATGCATCACCGGCATTCGGTAGCGATCGTAGTATTCTTTTGTGATCTGATACCAGCCCAGCACATCCATTGAGAGGTGCATCGACCCGTCGGGTAGCCGGATGCGTTCGTTACGGCCGTAGTAGTCGTTGCCCATGATCTGATAGCCCGGCGGCTTGCCTTTCATAAACCACTCATATTCCTGGCGGGTCAGGCCGTTATCGAGCAAATACATGGCTACCGTTGCCGACGGCGCGCGGGCATACAGCAAATCGAGCGACAAAAACCGGAGTTCGTTTTCGAGCCGGGTAGCGGCCGACGGCGTGGCACACAATTCGTGAATAAACTCGGCGCTTTCGCTCTGCACAATCACGCAGTCGTTACGGATACTGGCTATTTGCTGCGTCCCCATAATGCTGGCGGCCACACAATGCTTCAGCGCCGTGACAAAGCCCTGATCGGTTTTGAGCTGCTCGTTCCAGACGCCGTCTTTGGCACTGATGCGGGCCGTCACGTAAATCTCGTTGACGGGTGTGTAGTACCGCACCCAGGGATACCGCTCGGCCACGGCCCGGCAGTAATCGGCAAAGTGAATCGGAAACTCCGGATTTTGCAGATTACCCAGCCAGTCGGGTACGCCAAAGTGCATCAGGTCCAGAATGGGCGTAATACCCAGCCGCTTGATTTCGGCCATGGCCAGATCGGCAAATTCCCAGTTGAACTTGCCCGGCGCTTCGTGGATTCGGTAGTACGGCAGGCCATACCGCAGCACTTTAAGCCCCATTTCCCGAACCAGATTCAGGTCTTCTTTCCATCGCTCATAATGTCCGCACTCGCGCAGTTGATCGCGCCGAACGGTGCCGTTGCCGATGGTTGGGTACGAACACTCGATTCCCGTAGCAAACATAAAATTACCGGCATTGCCATCCGGGAAACCGCTGCCGTTATGGCCCGCTGCCCCCCCAAACTGATCGCCGTCGTAATTACCGTCGCCGTATTTCTTTTTGATGTGATATAGGAAGTCTTTCATAGATAATGGGTGAAAGAGCGAAAGAGTGAATGAGTCTCAGTACTTAGTGAAAGAGTGTGGGAGTGCCGCGCTCTTTCACTCTTTCACTCTTTAAAAACTTGTCCGCTGTCCGTAACGAAAGGGCCATGATAGTCAGGGCCGGGTTCACGCTGAGGGCACTCGGGAAGATTGAATTATCGCAGATGTACAGGTTGGGCACGTCGAACGACCGGCCATTGGCATCCACCACGGCCCGGTCGGGGTCGGTACCCATACGGGCCGTGCCAATCACGTGGGCACTCCGCGGAAACGCCCAGACGTTGCGGGCACCGGCAGCCTCCCAAATGGCCCGCATCAGGCCGTTGGCGTGCGACGTGAGCCGCTCTTCGTTTTCGCCCATCGAGAAAAACACACGCGGCTTGGGCAGGCCACGACCGTCTTTTTCGTCGGAAAGTTCGAGGTAGTTGTGGGCGTACGGCAGACAATCGCCCAGAATATTGATGCCCGCCACATGATTGTAGCGGCTCATAGCCTCCTGCATGGACGCCCCCCACAAACCGCGCCCCCGCGCCATCTGACTGGCGTAGGTGACCGGCATTACCCCGATGGACTGCAACAGATAACCGCCCACAAAATCGGCCGGGCCACCCGCACGGTCAGTTGGCCGGTGGGTATCTTCGGAAATAACAGCGCCCGGTATGCCCCGCCATGGAAACACAGGTTCGTCGAACTCCCCCCAGATTTGCAGGGCTGTATGGGCCATCAGATTGCGGCCCACCTGTTGGCTCCGGTTGGCCAGATCATTGAGCAAAAGCAGCCGGGGCGTTTCGACGGCCCCCGCGCACAAAAACACGTGTCGGCAACGCTGCCGTTTCTGTACGCCATGCTGCACGTACACCACGCCCGTGATACGCCCCTGACTGTCGCGCTCGAAGTGGGTAACCAGGCACTCGGCCCGCACCTCGGCCCCGTGCTGAATAGCCAGCGGGATAAACGTCACGTCCATGCTCGCTTTGGCTCCGTTGTTGCAGCCAGCCTGGCAAAAACCGCGATTGGTACAGGCCGACCGCCACCCGTAACCTTCCTGAAACTGCGGAGCCGACAGAGCCGCGTTGGCCGCCGGTGAGGTACGAATACCCAGCTCCTTACACCCCTTTTCCATCAGTCGACCCGCGCCGTTGACCGGCAGAGGGCCATACCGATACGATGTTTTCCGGGCTGGCCCCCAAGGATACGAGGCCGGGCCCGACACGCCCAGAAACGACTCCAGCTCGTCGTAGTACGGCTCAATATCGGTATGGTAGTCGAGGGGCCAGTCTTCGCCCACGCCAAAGTCGGTGCGCAACCGGAGGTCGTCGGGTTGTACACGGGGCGTGTAGGCCGTGTAATGCAGTGTAGAGCCACCCACACCTGTGCCCGAGTTGTTGCGGCCAAATGCGATCGGGTCCTGCCCGGCGCTGAGCCGTTCGTCGTTCCAGAACAAAAAGTCCTGAGTGCGCTCATCGGTGGCGAAATCGTCGGTAGCTTTCCAGAATTTTCCGGCCTCCAGGGCCACTACGTTCAGGCCCGCCATAGCCAGCCGGGCCAGCAAGGGGGCGCCCCCCGCGCCGGTGCCAATGACCACGGCGTCGAGGATGTCTTCAGTTGGGTGTGTTTTCATTCCACTCGTTGATCTGCCATTCCGGTATAGCCGATGCGCTGCTGCGCCACCGGGTGACTGTAATACACCTCGACAGCTTCGGCCAGTAATTCTTCAAAAAACCGATCCGCAGCAAAGCCAGCCCAGAGATCGCCGGGAGGCTCACCCTGCTGCACGGCCCGCAGTACAGCGTCCTGCTCGTCGGGCGTAATGGTATCAAAAGAGAGGTTGAAACGCACTTGGGCCGTTTGGTCAATGCCGGCCAGAAAAAGGCGGTACGCATCGCCGTCATTCGGCAAATCATCGTAACGCCAACCATTGGTATTTTTCCCGGCCAGCCGTACATCAATAGGGCCAGCCAGATCGATAGCATCGGTTGCTGCCCCAGGAAGCAAGCGGGCGCACACCTGTTGGAGCCGCCCAAACTCAACGGCCGAAAAAAACTGGGGCTCGGTTACGGGCGGTTCGGCCAGGCGGGTGAGCAACGCTTTGCGCGTAGCCGGGGTTACCCGGTCTGAGCCGATCAGGTCGAGCACCGAGTAGGATTGATTCTGATGTTGCATGGCTCCTACCCGAGTTTGCCTCCGGTAACCTCCACCAGACTACCCGTCATGAAGCTCCCGTCCGACGACGCCAGCAGCACATAAGCAGGGGCCAGTTCTTCGGGCTGTCCGGGTCGGGCCAATGCCACTTCGTACCCGAAGTTCTTTACTTCATCCTGAGGCATGGTTGCCGGGATATTGGGCGTCCAGACCGGGCCGGGCACCACGGCGTTGACCCGAATTTTGCGCTCGCCCAGCTGAATGGCCAGGGATTTGGTAAAGGCGTGAATAGCCGCTTTGGTGGCGGTATAATCGACGAGAATGGGGTTTCCTACCAGCCCGACAATACTCCCCGTGTTCACAATGGCATCGCCTTCGGTTAGGTGGGGTAAGGCTGCCTGCGCCATAAAAAAGTACCCGAAAATATTGGTTTCGAACGTCCGCCGAAGCTGCTCCTCGCTTATGTCTTCCAGCTTTTGTTGGGCCATCTGGTAAGCGGCATTGTTCACCAGAATATTCAATCCGCCAAACCGCTCCACTGTTTGGCGCACGGCATCCTCGCAAGCCGCTTTTTGCCGGACATCGGCCTGAATCACCAGGCACGGCTGCCCTTTGCTCTCCACCAGGCGCTGGGTGTAGCGGGCATCGTCGGTATTTTCGTTGTAGAGGATCGCCACCTTAGCACCCTCCATAGCAAACGCAATGGCTACGGCCCGACCAATGCCTGAGTCGGCACCGGTAATGAGGGCTACTTTACCCGCGAGTTTATCCGCTGGTTTATAATTGGAGAGGTCGCTGTCAGGCTGCTGATTCATGTCCGACTGCCGGGCGGGGTACGGCAACTTTTGCGCCTTGATTTCGTCCGCAGCGGGGCGGTATTCCGTATTTTCCATGTAGCGTTGAGTGTGTCACTTTCGAAAAAGTAACCTGTACTCTACTACAATTGTTGGAAAAAGCCGACTGTCTGGCTGTGCAGGTTAATTTTTGAGCCAGCCCGTTACACTCAGGCGCTCGCGGGTAGCAGGCAGCACCTCATGCTCAAGTTTACCGCTTTCAAAACAAACTAACCGCCCCCCAACAGGTGCAACCTTCAGCGTTTGTTCGGTGCCGTCTTCGGCCGGGAGATACAGCGCCAGTTGGCCGCCATCGGACTCCTGCCAATTGGCGTTGAGATAGCAAATTACCGACAGCCGACGGCGCGAATCGGTACGGAACTGATCGAGGTGACGCTTATAAAACGTGCCAGCGGGGTACAGGGCAAAATGGAACTCATAATCGCGCAAACCGAGGTAGCACGTCCGGTTTACGTACTGCACAAAGGCATCGACCCGGTCCAGAAAGGTCAACTCTTCGGGAGTAGCCTCTGCCCTGTCGAGCCAGTGAATCTCATCGCCCCGAATCTGCTTTTCGACCGTCGTATGCTGATTTCCGATACCAGCCGCCCGAAACTGACCCTGCTCCCGGCGCTCCCGAAGCCGGGTGGCCAGCGCCTTCACCTCGTCGGGGGTCAGGAAATCGTCGGCAATGCCGTAACCCTGCTCGAGAATACCGTCGATCAGCGTATCAAACTGGGTTTCCAATGCGGTTGTCATAGGTAAAAAAGAGTTTGGGCTACCCTTCCAGATCGTTGATTTCGTCTAACTGAACCGTTCGGTAATGGCGGTAGACCTGCAACACAATGGCCAGGGCTACGGCGGCTTCGGCGGCTGCCACTACCAGCACAAAGAGGGTCATCATCTGCCCCTGTAAGCGGTCGGGGTCGTATTGACTAAACGCAACCAGATTCAGATTGGCCGCGTTCAGCATCAGTTCAACGCCCATCAGCACCACAATGGCATGGCGTTTTACGACTACAATGGCCAGTCCAAGGCTAAACAGCAAAGCGGCTACAATGAGCATCGTGGTTGTTTCCATATCTTTTTAATGGAGAATGCATAGTGTATAATGGATACGCTAGTGATGAACGCCTGCCCAAAGCTTATACACTATGCATTACACATTGTACATTATACATTGTTTGGCTTCGCCAGAAAAGCCGCTCCGATCAGCGCCACCAGCAGGAGAATCCCCGCTATTTCGAACGGAATCAGGTATTCAGTCATCAGCTGCCGCCCAATCGTATCGACGGTGGTCTGGTACTTCATCTCGCGGTTCAGCAGAATGAACGAGCCTCGGGTTAGCACCTGATACAAGACCGTAAACGTACCACCCGCCAACAGCAACGGCCACAACCACGACCGGTGGTTGGTCAGCACGGCGTTGGGGCGTTGGCTATTTCGATGCAGAGGGTCGGCTTTGTGCGTGAGCATTACCCCAAACACAATCAGCACGAGCACCCCGCCCACATAAATCATGATTTGTGCCACAGCCAGAAAATCAGCACTGGCGAGTACAAACAAGGCCGCCACGCCCAGCAGGGTCAGCAAGAGAAAAAAAGCCGAATACAGCACGTTTCGGGTCAGCAGAATGGCAACCGCACCGCCCAGCGCCAGGGCCGAAAACAAGAGGATTACGAGTTGTATCACGGGTTTTTGGGCTTCATGGTTGGCCGGAACGCGGGCTTGGGCTTCGGTGGCTCAGGGGCGGCTGGCGGCTCGGCATCCGGTGCAGCATCAGACGGGCCAGACTCGGCCTCTTTCGGGCCTACCGGCTCCGTACTCGCTTCCGGCGCGGTCGACTCAGATACCGCCGGCTTGGGCTTCATCGTCGGCCGGAACGCAGGTTTGGGCGTGTCCGATTGAGGTGCGGTCGGCGCATCTCCCTCAACACTAGCCGTACCATCAACCGGTGCTGGCGTTGCCTCAGTTGGGTCAGTCGGGGCCGATTTCGGTTTCATCGTCGGCCGGAACGCGGGTTTTGGCTTTTGAGCATCTGTTTCCGGTTGCGAGGCTGCCTCCGCAGGCCCAGCGGTTTGTGGGTCGGCCGGCTTAGGCTTCATCGTGGGCCGGAACGCAGGCTTAGGCGCGGGCGTAGCATCAATGGGTGACGCTGTCGCTTCGGTTGGATCAGACGCAGCTGGTTTAGGCTTCATCGATGGCCGGAAAGCGGGCTTGGGCGCTGGCGTGTTTTCAGCGGCCGGCTGCGGCTCCACAGCGGAATCGGCGGGCGTTGCCGGGGGCGTTTTGGCCACCGGTGGCTTCATGCTTGGCCGGAAAGCCGGTTTCGGTTTGGGCGCCGAACCGTCGGTCGCCGAACCGTCGGCCGCCGGCACCTCGGTTGGTTGAACCGTATGTTCTTTCTGGGTTGCCGGGTCAGTTCCCGATGTAATGATAGCCGGGGAGGCTTCGGCTGCGGGCCGGTCTACCTCCGAAGGCTGCACATCGGAAGTCTTGGGCTTGGCCGTCGGGCGGAACACCGGCCGGGCCGCTTTGGGTGCTTCGTCGGATGCGGCCGGGGCTGCTGGCTTACTGGCCTGCTGTGCTTTCTGAGCTGCTTTTTCCTGCACAAACTGCTCATACAGGGTGCGCTTCTCTTCAGCTTGTTCGGGCGTCAGATTGGCAAAGCCGTAGGTCAGTTTACCCAGCTCAAACTCGCTGTAGTCAAACGTTTTCTCCATCGTCAGACACTCCGTGGGGCACACTACCGTGCAAAGTCCACAGTAGCAGCACTTGGCCATGTCGATGTCGAAGGTGGCGGCATACAACCGGATAGGCGACCCATCGGAAGCGCGGCCGACCTCTTCGGTGGCCTTGATGGCGTCGATGGTGATACAATCGACGGGGCACACCTTGGCACACTTGTCGCAGACAATACAGTCGTCAATTTCGTTGTGCAACCGGTAGCGGCCATTATCGGGAATCGGAAGCTTCTCGTGCGGATATTGTACCGTTACGAGGCCCGTTTGTTGCTCAAAGTAGTTGTCACTTGCAACAGCCAGCGGCTTACGGCTTTCCGTAGCTTCGCGCAGGTGCCGGGCCGTAATGCTCAACCCCTTCAGTGTTGTCCGAATTCCGTCTTTTATATCCTGAAAGTACGACATTGTAAGGAGTTTATAGTTTATGGTTCTTCGTTTTTGGCCCGCCAACCCCTGCAAAACTCATTGATGACAAAGCGCCTGCAACGGCTTCTTTACCTACCAATCGGAGCGACATCCACCACAACCAAAAAACCATAAACTACAAACCATTCGTTCACTCAATAAAGTGCAGGGAACCGGTTTGGTTCCGCTTCCTGCATGATTTCGTAAACGATATCGACAACGTCTTCGGCACTTGGCTTTGAATAATAGTCGCCGTCGGAGCCATACGGGGGCCGGTGGGCTTTGGCGCTGAGGGTGCGCGGAGCCGAATCGAGGTATCGATACGCCTGCTGCCCCTCTACCACCTGCTGCATCATGTAGGCTGTTGCGCCACCCGGAAAATCTTCATCGGCAAACACCACCCGGTTGGTTTTCCGAATCGACTCGACAATCTGACCCGTCACATCGAACGGCAACAACGACTGTACGTCGATCACCTCAATGCTGATTCCAAACTCTTCGAGCTGAGCCGCTGCGTCGAGCACAATCCGGCACATCGATCCGTAGGTTACCACGGTTACGTCTGTACCGGGCCGCAGGGTTTCGGGAACCCCGAGCGGCACACAGAACGTATCCAGATTTTGCGGCAGGCGCTCTTTGAGCCGATAGCCGTTGAGGCACTCAACCACCAGGGCGGGGTCGTCGCTTTTGATGAGCGTATTATAAAAACCGGCGGCTTGGGTCATGTTACGCGGCACAAGCACGTGCATACCCCGCAGGCTGTTGAGCATAGCGCCCATGGGTGAGCCCGAATGCCAGATACCCTCCAGCCGGTGACCGCGCGTCCGCACAATCAAGGGAGCTTTTTGCCCACCCTTAGTCCGATACAGCAACGTAGCCAGGTCGTCGGTCAGGGTAGCCAGGGCATAAAAGATGTAATCGAAATACTGAATTTCGGTGATGGGTCGGAGGCCACGCATCGCCAGACCAATCCCCTGCCCGATAATGGTTGTCTCGCGAATGCCCGTGTCGGTAATCCGAAGCTCTCCGTACTTTTCCTGTAAGCCGGCAAACCCCTGGTTTACGTCACCAATATGGCCCACATCCTCTCCCATGGCCACCACGCGTGGGTCGCGGCCAAACAGGTTGTCAAAGTAGTGCTGCATCAGCAAATAGCCATCAACCATCGGGCTGTCGTCGGTGTATTCGGGCGCAATGGCCTGTACCCGCATCGGCGATTCGGGCGATTGGCTGTACAGGTGTGAGCTGAATCGGTCGGCGTTTTCGGCCGACGTCCGCGTGAGCCAGTTTACCAGCGCGGTGCGGGCCGGGGTGTTTTCGCCCCGTAGCACCCGAAGCGCTTTCTTGACAGCCATGGTTCCGTTGCGGTGCAGCAATGGGGCCGCCTTGCGAAGCTCCTCCCGAATGCCCATCAGCACCGGCGCTTTAGTATGGTGCCGGGCCGCCTGCTGTATCAGCTCTGAGGCCTCCTCCAGATCAGCCTGCATCGATTGCTGAAACGCGTTCCAGGCGTCGGTACGGGCTTTCTTTATAACCTGAAGGGCTTCTTTCTCAATCTGCTCCAGCTCCTCGTCGGTGGCATAGCCATTGGCCAGAATCCAGCCCCGGAACTGTCGGTTGCAATCGTGCTCGGCCTCCCAGGCCAGCCGTTCTTTGCTTTTGTAACGTTCGTGCGAGCCTGACGACGAGTGGCCCTGCGGCTGGGTTACCTCCTGCACGTGCACCAGCACGGGCACATGTTCCTCACGGCAGGTACGGGCCGCCTGTTGGTAGGTTTCGAGCAGGCCCACATAATCCCAACCTTTAGCCGTCAAGATATCGAAGCCTTTATCATCGGCGTCGCGTTGAAACCCGGCCAATGCTTTCGAGATGCTCGCTTTGGTGGTCTGATATTCCACGGGCACCGAAATACCGTAGCCATCGTCCCAAACTGATACCAGCAAGGGCACCTGCAAAACACCCGCAGCGTTCATCGTTTCCCAGAACATACCCTGCGAGGTAGAGGCATCGCCAATGGTGGCAAACGTAACCTCGTTGCCCCGGCGCGAAAACCCGTCCATATGTTGCAGGTGTGGGTTATGGCGGTACAGTTTCGAGGCATACGCCAGCCCCAGCGAACGGGGAATCTGCCCGGCCGTAGGGGCAATGTCGCAAACTGAATTGTACGAATCGGTTTGGGTGCGCCACAGCCCCTGCTCATCGAGCCAGCGGGTGGCAAAGTGTCCGTTCATGGATCGCCCGGCCGTGTTAGGGTCATGCTCTACATCAGCATGGGCGTACAATTGCGCAAAAAATTCAGTCCATTGCAGCTCGCCGAGGGCCGCCACAAAGGTTTGATCCCGGTAGTAACCCGACCGAAAGTCACCGCGCTGGAAAGCGCGGGCTGCGGCTATCTGGGCCACTTCCTTTCCATCTCCGAAGATGCCAAATTTGGCCCGTCCTCCCATCACATCACGCCGACCCAGTAAACTTGCCTGTCGGCTCTCGCAGGCAAGGCGGTAGTCAGATAGGATTTTTTCACGAGTCAGCATATCTGCTGCGCGTACTTGTTCGTTGGCAATCACGGGACGTTTACAGATTAAGCTTGAGTAATTAATTTAGCTGATGAAGTGCTGACCGTTTCCGCTCAGTGGAAGTAAAAATAAGATAAAACAATTAAGCTTTCAAAAAAACGATTTTATGACTTTCTTTGTTAGACCTTCGTCTGAGCAAGCTTATTTGGTAAGAATTTTGCTGTACCACACTTTGTAAGGCACAATAACTGAATCTCCAAATCATAATTTACACAAGTCCAATGAAAAAGTTTTTTTCACTTTTCGTAGCCATGTTTGTACTCGTGGCAGTTGGTTATGCTCAGAAAGGTGTAATCAAATTTGAAAAAGAGACCCACGATTTTGGTAAGATCGAGCAAGGCAAACCAGCTACGTACGTTTTTAAGTTTAAAAACACGGGCAAAGAGCCTCTCTTCATCTCCGACGCAGCGGCTTCTTGCGGTTGCACCAAACCAACCTGGACGAAAGAGGCTGTAATGCCTGGCCAAACCGGCACGGTTTCAGCTACTTACAATGCTGCCGCTATGGGTGGTTTCAATAAGTCGGTTACGGTGACCAGCAACGCGGAGACTCCAACCGTAGTGCTTTACCTCAAAGGAGAGGTGGTAACTAAAGAAGCCCTGGAAACAGCCGGAACCGCTCCTAAAGCTGCCGACAAGAAGAAAGGTACGAAGTAATTTACCTTACATAAACGGCGCTCCCAACGGAGTGCCGTTT
It includes:
- a CDS encoding DUF1573 domain-containing protein → MKKFFSLFVAMFVLVAVGYAQKGVIKFEKETHDFGKIEQGKPATYVFKFKNTGKEPLFISDAAASCGCTKPTWTKEAVMPGQTGTVSATYNAAAMGGFNKSVTVTSNAETPTVVLYLKGEVVTKEALETAGTAPKAADKKKGTK
- a CDS encoding NADH-quinone oxidoreductase subunit J family protein; translation: MIQLVILLFSALALGGAVAILLTRNVLYSAFFLLLTLLGVAALFVLASADFLAVAQIMIYVGGVLVLIVFGVMLTHKADPLHRNSQRPNAVLTNHRSWLWPLLLAGGTFTVLYQVLTRGSFILLNREMKYQTTVDTIGRQLMTEYLIPFEIAGILLLVALIGAAFLAKPNNV
- a CDS encoding alpha-ketoacid dehydrogenase subunit alpha/beta, whose product is MLTREKILSDYRLACESRQASLLGRRDVMGGRAKFGIFGDGKEVAQIAAARAFQRGDFRSGYYRDQTFVAALGELQWTEFFAQLYAHADVEHDPNTAGRSMNGHFATRWLDEQGLWRTQTDSYNSVCDIAPTAGQIPRSLGLAYASKLYRHNPHLQHMDGFSRRGNEVTFATIGDASTSQGMFWETMNAAGVLQVPLLVSVWDDGYGISVPVEYQTTKASISKALAGFQRDADDKGFDILTAKGWDYVGLLETYQQAARTCREEHVPVLVHVQEVTQPQGHSSSGSHERYKSKERLAWEAEHDCNRQFRGWILANGYATDEELEQIEKEALQVIKKARTDAWNAFQQSMQADLEEASELIQQAARHHTKAPVLMGIREELRKAAPLLHRNGTMAVKKALRVLRGENTPARTALVNWLTRTSAENADRFSSHLYSQSPESPMRVQAIAPEYTDDSPMVDGYLLMQHYFDNLFGRDPRVVAMGEDVGHIGDVNQGFAGLQEKYGELRITDTGIRETTIIGQGIGLAMRGLRPITEIQYFDYIFYALATLTDDLATLLYRTKGGQKAPLIVRTRGHRLEGIWHSGSPMGAMLNSLRGMHVLVPRNMTQAAGFYNTLIKSDDPALVVECLNGYRLKERLPQNLDTFCVPLGVPETLRPGTDVTVVTYGSMCRIVLDAAAQLEEFGISIEVIDVQSLLPFDVTGQIVESIRKTNRVVFADEDFPGGATAYMMQQVVEGQQAYRYLDSAPRTLSAKAHRPPYGSDGDYYSKPSAEDVVDIVYEIMQEAEPNRFPALY
- a CDS encoding 4Fe-4S dicluster domain-containing protein, encoding MSYFQDIKDGIRTTLKGLSITARHLREATESRKPLAVASDNYFEQQTGLVTVQYPHEKLPIPDNGRYRLHNEIDDCIVCDKCAKVCPVDCITIDAIKATEEVGRASDGSPIRLYAATFDIDMAKCCYCGLCTVVCPTECLTMEKTFDYSEFELGKLTYGFANLTPEQAEEKRTLYEQFVQEKAAQKAQQASKPAAPAASDEAPKAARPVFRPTAKPKTSDVQPSEVDRPAAEASPAIITSGTDPATQKEHTVQPTEVPAADGSATDGSAPKPKPAFRPSMKPPVAKTPPATPADSAVEPQPAAENTPAPKPAFRPSMKPKPAASDPTEATASPIDATPAPKPAFRPTMKPKPADPQTAGPAEAASQPETDAQKPKPAFRPTMKPKSAPTDPTEATPAPVDGTASVEGDAPTAPQSDTPKPAFRPTMKPKPAVSESTAPEASTEPVGPKEAESGPSDAAPDAEPPAAPEPPKPKPAFRPTMKPKNP